In Alkalihalobacterium alkalinitrilicum, a genomic segment contains:
- a CDS encoding PLDc N-terminal domain-containing protein: MDIIAAFGFILIFIIGIFLLNIFTSIWAYRDAISKGNSKEYAIIVLIGTLFFPVLGLIVYFIIRND, translated from the coding sequence ATGGATATTATTGCAGCATTTGGTTTTATCCTAATTTTTATAATTGGAATTTTTCTTTTAAATATATTTACTAGTATTTGGGCCTACCGTGATGCAATTAGTAAAGGAAATAGCAAAGAATACGCCATTATCGTTCTAATCGGAACACTATTTTTCCCTGTATTAGGATTAATCGTTTACTTTATCATTCGTAACGATTAA